The genomic stretch CCCGATACGTCAACGGTAATTTTGGCAGCAACCAAAACCGTGGCGTGCCGATCGCCAGCATCGACAGCGGCCTGTACTTCGACCGCAACACGTCGTTCTTTGGCAAGAACTACCGCCAGACCCTGGAACCGCGCCTGTTCTACCTCTATGTACCTGAGGTGGATCAAGAAGACATTCCAGTGTTCGACACCAGCGAATACACCTTCAACTATTCCTCGCTGTTCCGTGACAACCGTTTCTCCGGTTCCGACCGGGTCGGCGACGAGAACAAGCTTTCGTTGGGTGTAACCAGCCGCTGGATCGAAGACGACGGCTTCGAGCGTCAACGTATCAGTGTCGGCCAGGCCTTGTACTTCAAGGATCGCGAAGTCCAACTGCCAGGTATCGATCCAAAGACCCGCGACGATGCGCATTCCAACGTTTCGCCTTATGCGCTGGAATACGAATACCGCTGGAACCGCGACTGGCGCACCACTGCCGACTACAACTGGGATCCGGACAGCCGCAGCCCACGTTCCGGCAGCGCGATGTTCCACTACCAGCCTGAAGACAACCCGAACAAGGTGGTCAACCTCGGTTATCGCTATCGCAACGACCAGGTTCGTTACGACCAGAACACCGGCAAATGGTCGGTGGGTGGTGGCGACTACGGCACCCCGGGCCAGCCTGGCTACGTGAAGGACTACTACAAGATCCAGCAGCATGACTTCTCGGTCATCTGGCCGATCGTTCCACAGTGGAGCGCAATCAGCCGCTGGCAGTACGACTACAACCGCAACCGTACACTGGAAGCCTTCGGTGGTTTCGAGTACGACAACTGCTGCTGGAAACTGCGCCTGATCAACCGTTACTGGGTTTCCTACGACGAGTTCAGTCAGGAAGCTCCGCAAAACGAAAAAGGCGACCACGGCGTCTTCCTACAAATTGTTCTGAAGGGACTCGGCGGCCTCACTGGCGCCAAGGTAGAGAGCTTCCTCGACAAAGGCATCCAAGGTTATCGTCAACGTGAAGACCAAGCTTTCTGATTGTCTGCGCCCGCTGATGCTGGGCGCGCTGTTCCTGGGTACCGCGGCCAACGCCGCGGTGCAGTCCATCGATAAAGTGGTGGCCATCGTCGACAACGACGTGGTCATGCAGAGCCAGCTGGATCAACGCGTCCACGAAGTTCAGCAAACCATCGCCAAGCGCGGTGGCGGCTTGCCGCCTCCGGGCGTACTGGACCAACAGGTGCTCGAGCGCCTGATCGTCGAAAACCTGCAACTGCAGATCGGCGAACGTTCCGGTATCCGCATCACCGATGAAGAACTGAACCAGGCTGTCGGCACCATTGCCCAGCGCAACAACATGACTGTCGATCAGTTCCGCGCAGCCCTGGCTCACGACGGCCTGAGTTACGAAGGCGCCCGTGAGCAGATCCGCAAGGAAATGGTCATCAGCCGCGTGCGTCAGCGCCGTGTTGCAGAACGCATTCAGGTATCGGAGCAGGAAGTGAAGAACTTCCTCGCCTCCGACCTGGGCAAGATGCAACTGTCCGAAGAGCTACACCTGGCCAACATCCTGATTCCGACCCCGGAAAGCGCCAACTCTGAAGCAATTCAGAGCGCTGCACGTCAGGCGATGGAGGTTTATCAGCAACTCAAGCAAGGCGCCGATTTCGGTCAACTGGCCGTTGCCAAGTCCGGCAGCGACAACGCTCTGGAAGGCGGCGACATGGGCTGGCGTAAAGCTGCTCAACTGCCACCGCCGTTCGACCGCGAGTTGAGCAGCATGGCTGTCGGCGACATCACTCAGCCAGCACGCACTCCGGGTGGTTTCATCATCCTGAAGCTGCTGGAAAAACGCGGCGGCGAAAGCCAGATGCGCGATGAAGTGCATGTGCGCCACATCCTGGTCAAGCCAAGTCCGGTTCGCGACGAAGCAAAGACCAAGGAACTGGCTCAATCGCTCTATAACCGCATCTCGGCCGGTGAAGATTTCGCCGAACTGGCCAAGAAGTATTCGGAAGACCCAGGCTCTGCCCTCAACGGCGGCGACCTGAACTGGATCGACCCGAACGCACTGGTACCGGAATTCCGCGCCGTGATGGCCAAGTCCCCTCAGGGTCAGCTGTCCAAGCCATTCCAGACCCAGTACGGCTGGCACGTTCTGGAAGTCCTTGGCCGTCGCGCCACTGACAGCACCGAACAGGCCCGTGAGCAGCAAGCCATGACCGTACTGCGTAACCGCAAATACGATGAAGAGCTGCAAACCTGGCTGCGTCAGATCCGTGACGAAGCGTACGTAGAGATCAAACTCCCTGGTGCAGACCAGGCAGCGCAGTGAAACCCAAGCGTTTCGCGCTGACACCCGGCGAACCAGCCGGCATCGGTCCCGACCTGTGCCTGCTGCTCGCCTCGCAAGCCCAGCCACATCCCCTGATTGCCATCACCAGCCGCGACCTGCTCCAAGAGCGGGCCGCGCAGCTGGGGCTGGCCGTCAGTCTGCTGCCTGTGTCGCCCGGTCAATGGCCGGATCTTCCGGCGCCGGCCGACAGCCTTTATGTCTGGGACACCCCGCTCAGCGCCCCCGTGGTCGCCGGGCAACTGGACAAGGCCAACGCCGCATTCGTCCTTGAAACCCTGACCCGCGCCGGCAATGGCTGTCTGAACGGCGATTTCGCCGGAATGATCACCGCCCCGGTACACAAGGGCGTGATCAACGAATCGGGCATCGCTTTTTCCGGCCACACCGAATTCCTCGCCGACCTGACCCACACCGCCCAGGTCGTGATGATGCTCGCTACCCGCGGTTTGCGCGTGGCGCTGGTCACCACTCACCTACCCCTGCGCGACATCGCCGATGCGATCACGCCGGAGCGACTGGAACGGGTCACTCGGATTCTGCACGCCGACCTGCAAGACAAATTCGGCATTGCCCAACCGCGCATCCTGGTTTGCGGACTCAACCCGCACGCCGGTGAAGGTGGACACCTGGGCCATGAAGAAATCGACATCATCGAACCCACATTGGAGCGCCTGCGCGGCGAGGGCATGGACCTTCGTGGCCCGCTGCCTGCCGACACTCTGTTTACCCCCAAATATCTGGAGCACTGCGACGCAGTGCTGGCGATGTACCACGACCAGGGCCTGCCCGTGCTCAAGTACAAAGGCTTCGGCGCAGCGGTCAACGTGACCCTGGGCCTGCCGATCATCCGCACCTCCGTCGACCACGGCACCGCCCTGGATCTGGCCGGTAGCGGCAAGATCGACACCGGCAGCCTGCAGGTCGCCCTGGAAACCGCCTACCAGATGGCCGAGACCCGTTTATGACCGAGCAATACCAACACAAGGCGCGCAAACGCTTTGGCCAGAACTTCCTGCACGATGCCGGCGTCATCGACCGCATCCTGCGCTCCATCAGCGCCAAGCCTGACGACCGGATGCTGGAAATCGGCCCGGGCCAGGGCGCATTGACCGCAGGCCTGTTGAACAGCGGTGCACAGCTCGACGTGGTGGAACTGGACAAGGACCTGATCCCGATCCTCAACCAGCAGTTCGCCGGCAAGAGCAACTTCAACCTGCATCAGGGCGATGCGCTGAAGTTCGACTTCAATACCCTGAACGCCGCACCGAAC from Pseudomonas allokribbensis encodes the following:
- the surA gene encoding peptidylprolyl isomerase SurA translates to MKTKLSDCLRPLMLGALFLGTAANAAVQSIDKVVAIVDNDVVMQSQLDQRVHEVQQTIAKRGGGLPPPGVLDQQVLERLIVENLQLQIGERSGIRITDEELNQAVGTIAQRNNMTVDQFRAALAHDGLSYEGAREQIRKEMVISRVRQRRVAERIQVSEQEVKNFLASDLGKMQLSEELHLANILIPTPESANSEAIQSAARQAMEVYQQLKQGADFGQLAVAKSGSDNALEGGDMGWRKAAQLPPPFDRELSSMAVGDITQPARTPGGFIILKLLEKRGGESQMRDEVHVRHILVKPSPVRDEAKTKELAQSLYNRISAGEDFAELAKKYSEDPGSALNGGDLNWIDPNALVPEFRAVMAKSPQGQLSKPFQTQYGWHVLEVLGRRATDSTEQAREQQAMTVLRNRKYDEELQTWLRQIRDEAYVEIKLPGADQAAQ
- the pdxA gene encoding 4-hydroxythreonine-4-phosphate dehydrogenase PdxA, whose product is MKPKRFALTPGEPAGIGPDLCLLLASQAQPHPLIAITSRDLLQERAAQLGLAVSLLPVSPGQWPDLPAPADSLYVWDTPLSAPVVAGQLDKANAAFVLETLTRAGNGCLNGDFAGMITAPVHKGVINESGIAFSGHTEFLADLTHTAQVVMMLATRGLRVALVTTHLPLRDIADAITPERLERVTRILHADLQDKFGIAQPRILVCGLNPHAGEGGHLGHEEIDIIEPTLERLRGEGMDLRGPLPADTLFTPKYLEHCDAVLAMYHDQGLPVLKYKGFGAAVNVTLGLPIIRTSVDHGTALDLAGSGKIDTGSLQVALETAYQMAETRL